From Kineosporia succinea, the proteins below share one genomic window:
- a CDS encoding methyl-accepting chemotaxis protein — MNTVVSRFLDLPTWTKLTALVAASVIALLTCLGLSWDTNHSSSTTSKQLRDLNSADAIALQLNGLAGELKSQVLSSILSDDTARQQDAIKDQAATAQGLVTELDALELPAGSQVTVDRINTVMNEYLSVVDTFVQGAKADPTTARLNWEQVGVDNYLVSAVTANGRAYFAQQVDAAEASQAATARRHFLTMVIAVAVAALVLVVIARFVVTAVTRPLVRVRRSVDAMAEGILTVPADVHSKDEIGQMAVALDRARDQVRAVVTSVSTSATALADSARQMAGNSSTMVASAATSSTQAGEASGVAADVSNNVQAIAKGSEEMDSAIREIARSASEAADVASQAVEVAGSTTAQIGRLGESSAQIATVVEMITSIAEQTNLLALNATIEAARAGESGKGFAVVANEVKDLSRATAQATGEITKWVTSIQTDTGDVVTAIGEISSVIDRIRDYQNVIATAVEEQSSTAAEISRGVMALSDGARGMATNVSTIADATRITTHGLSESEASVAELSRMAAELQSRVNQFTV, encoded by the coding sequence TGGGACACGAACCACTCCTCGAGCACCACCAGCAAGCAGCTGCGCGACCTGAACTCGGCCGACGCGATCGCCCTGCAGCTGAACGGTCTCGCCGGCGAACTGAAGTCGCAGGTGCTGAGCTCGATCCTGAGCGACGACACGGCCCGGCAGCAGGACGCCATCAAGGACCAGGCCGCCACCGCCCAGGGCCTGGTCACCGAACTCGACGCGCTCGAGCTGCCCGCCGGCAGCCAGGTCACGGTCGACCGGATCAACACCGTGATGAACGAATACCTCAGCGTCGTGGACACGTTCGTGCAGGGCGCGAAGGCCGACCCCACCACGGCCCGGCTCAACTGGGAGCAGGTCGGCGTGGACAACTACCTGGTCAGCGCGGTCACCGCGAACGGCCGGGCGTACTTCGCGCAGCAGGTCGACGCGGCCGAGGCCAGCCAGGCCGCGACCGCCCGGCGGCACTTCCTCACCATGGTGATCGCCGTCGCCGTCGCCGCCCTGGTGCTCGTGGTCATCGCACGGTTCGTCGTCACCGCCGTCACCCGCCCGCTGGTGCGGGTGCGCCGCTCGGTCGACGCGATGGCCGAGGGCATCCTCACGGTTCCCGCCGACGTGCACTCCAAGGACGAGATCGGCCAGATGGCCGTGGCTCTCGACCGGGCGCGCGACCAGGTGCGCGCGGTCGTGACCTCGGTCTCGACGTCCGCCACCGCCCTGGCCGACTCGGCCCGGCAGATGGCCGGCAACTCGTCCACCATGGTCGCCTCCGCCGCGACCTCCTCGACGCAGGCCGGTGAGGCCTCGGGCGTCGCGGCCGACGTGTCGAACAACGTGCAGGCCATCGCCAAGGGCTCGGAGGAGATGGACTCGGCCATCCGCGAGATCGCCCGCAGCGCCAGTGAAGCCGCCGACGTCGCCAGCCAGGCCGTCGAGGTCGCCGGCTCGACCACCGCCCAGATCGGCCGGCTGGGCGAGTCCTCGGCCCAGATCGCCACCGTGGTCGAGATGATCACCTCGATCGCCGAGCAGACCAACCTGCTCGCGCTCAACGCCACGATCGAGGCCGCCCGCGCCGGTGAGAGCGGCAAGGGCTTCGCGGTGGTCGCCAACGAGGTCAAGGACCTGTCGCGGGCCACCGCCCAGGCCACCGGCGAGATCACCAAGTGGGTGACCTCGATCCAGACCGACACCGGGGACGTGGTCACGGCCATCGGTGAGATCAGCTCGGTCATCGACCGGATCCGCGACTACCAGAACGTGATCGCCACGGCCGTCGAGGAGCAGTCCTCCACCGCCGCCGAGATCAGCCGCGGGGTCATGGCCCTGTCCGACGGCGCCCGCGGTATGGCGACCAACGTCTCCACCATCGCCGACGCCACCCGCATCACCACGCACGGCCTGTCGGAGTCGGAGGCCTCGGTCGCCGAGCTCAGCCGGATGGCGGCCGAACTGCAGAGCCGGGTCAACCAGTTCACTGTCTGA
- a CDS encoding peptide deformylase, with translation MTNELAGLVRSVLDEPRPWKVTQVGAPVLRQTAVPYDGQLDEALLHELLDAMRAHLPGVGVGLAAPQIGIGLAVAVIEDPGGSDPAVNEVRERPAQPLLELVNPVVTPIGDEKVAFYEGCLSVEGLGAVVSRYRRVLLKAQDRHGKPYEAELSGWPARIAQHETDHLNGTIYLDRAEIRSLSTVSAMQERWNQPTPAEASAVLGFPLRQR, from the coding sequence GTGACGAACGAACTGGCCGGCCTCGTGAGATCAGTGCTCGACGAACCCCGCCCCTGGAAGGTGACGCAGGTGGGCGCGCCGGTGCTGCGGCAGACGGCGGTGCCGTACGACGGGCAGCTCGACGAGGCGCTGCTGCACGAACTGCTCGACGCCATGCGCGCGCACCTGCCCGGTGTGGGCGTGGGGCTGGCGGCTCCGCAGATCGGGATCGGTCTGGCGGTGGCCGTGATCGAGGATCCGGGAGGCTCCGACCCGGCCGTCAACGAGGTGCGGGAGCGTCCGGCGCAGCCGCTGCTGGAGCTGGTGAACCCGGTCGTGACGCCGATCGGCGACGAGAAGGTGGCGTTCTACGAGGGCTGCCTGAGCGTCGAGGGGCTCGGTGCGGTGGTGTCACGCTACCGGCGTGTTCTTCTCAAGGCCCAGGACCGTCACGGAAAGCCCTACGAGGCCGAGCTTTCGGGCTGGCCGGCGCGGATCGCGCAGCACGAGACCGATCACCTGAACGGCACGATCTACCTGGACCGGGCCGAGATCCGTTCACTGTCCACGGTCTCGGCGATGCAGGAACGCTGGAACCAGCCGACGCCCGCCGAGGCGTCGGCCGTGCTGGGGTTCCCGCTGCGTCAGAGGTAG